A section of the Phycisphaerae bacterium genome encodes:
- a CDS encoding rod shape-determining protein RodA, producing the protein MIESTPRIMPPLGWIVTLAAVALTGVGLLGMYASEAGTGELPAQTLRQLMFLGIGLAAFTFVQMIGYREVGRWAYFMFGVTLILLTLLLIARKVNLAPFIVPKRNTYRWILIGPINIQVSEYAKFVYIVALSYYLRYRTNYRTFGGLLMPFILTLVPMALILKEPDLGTCLLLLPTLFVMLFVAGARKRHLIIIILLAAIAAPAFYFSPLMNPYQRDRITALFHQNDDDKSWRLNQGYQLNQSKIALGSGGAFGQGFQEGAFFRHDLLPEEHNDFIFAVLGHQWGFFGGMIILALYLVIVAAGLTIASATNDPLGRLTAVGVCAMICAQTIINTGMTVGLMPVTGMGLPFASMGGSGLIANYLMLGILVSTARPRPLDMAPKPFEYDFED; encoded by the coding sequence ATGATTGAATCGACACCACGAATCATGCCGCCTCTCGGATGGATCGTGACGCTCGCCGCTGTCGCGCTCACCGGAGTCGGTCTGCTCGGAATGTACGCCAGCGAAGCCGGCACCGGCGAATTGCCGGCCCAGACTCTTCGACAGCTCATGTTCCTCGGCATCGGGCTCGCCGCGTTCACGTTCGTTCAGATGATCGGCTACCGCGAAGTCGGAAGATGGGCCTACTTCATGTTCGGTGTGACGCTCATACTCCTGACCCTGCTGCTCATCGCCAGAAAGGTCAATCTCGCTCCGTTCATCGTGCCGAAACGCAACACCTACCGTTGGATTCTCATCGGTCCCATCAACATCCAGGTCTCCGAATACGCCAAGTTCGTCTACATCGTCGCCCTCTCATACTACCTGCGATACCGTACAAATTACCGCACGTTTGGCGGGCTGCTGATGCCCTTCATCCTCACCCTCGTTCCGATGGCGCTCATTCTCAAAGAGCCGGACCTAGGTACCTGCCTGCTGCTCCTGCCCACTTTGTTCGTCATGCTGTTCGTCGCGGGCGCCAGAAAACGCCACCTCATAATCATTATTCTCCTGGCGGCTATCGCCGCGCCGGCCTTTTACTTCTCGCCCCTCATGAACCCCTACCAGCGCGATCGAATCACCGCCCTCTTCCATCAAAACGACGACGACAAATCCTGGCGGCTCAATCAGGGCTATCAGCTCAACCAGTCAAAGATCGCACTCGGAAGCGGCGGCGCTTTCGGACAGGGCTTTCAGGAGGGTGCGTTCTTCCGTCACGACCTCCTGCCCGAAGAACACAACGACTTCATCTTCGCTGTGCTCGGACATCAATGGGGATTCTTCGGCGGAATGATCATTCTCGCGCTCTACCTCGTCATCGTCGCGGCAGGACTCACCATTGCATCTGCCACCAACGATCCGCTCGGTCGCCTCACTGCCGTCGGCGTCTGCGCCATGATCTGCGCCCAGACCATCATCAACACCGGGATGACTGTCGGACTCATGCCCGTCACCGGCATGGGGCTACCCTTCGCCAGCATGGGCGGAAGCGGACTCATCGCAAACTATCTCATGCTGGGAATCCTCGTCAGCACAGCCCGCCCGCGGCCGCTCGACATGGCGCCAAAACCGTTCGAATACGACTTCGAGGACTAA
- the tadA gene encoding Flp pilus assembly complex ATPase component TadA yields the protein MARKRQTLGIILQEQNLVSREDADRAAEFGLNSGKRIGEALVELQLVSEEDVTRALALQHGMEYVEITRSSVSPEALSLIPEKIIKANDILPMSSVNGRLRVAIPDPLDLDTIDMLRFRLGVTDIEPVLAPRSRIRNYIEKNLKGPEASLDELSRSLDASVDASLDQDAKDAKKDTGDETDAPIIKLINMMIAEAVRTRASDIHVEPFNDRVRVRYRIDGVCIERESVPKRLQNAVLTRMKIIAGVDIAEKRVPQDGRIKMRISGKDIDFRVAVCPGVHGESVVLRILRPDSASVGIQQLGFEPEDYERFVKIIQRPNGIFLVTGPTGSGKTTTLYAALQELNRPDKKIITAEDPVEYVFPGMNQCQVKDDIGMSFSVILRSMLRQAPNIILVGEIRDLEVGEIAIQAALTGHLVFSTLHTNDAPSALTRLIDMGIKPFLVASSIQAIMAQRLVRTLCRECKAPDENPDRQMMKVVGMQRELLEGKTIYKAVGCPRCNNTGYRGRQGIFELLQMNTELRELAFNRAGLADLRRAARATGMNSLLQDGQKKILRGMTTLEELSRLAQAEIAVD from the coding sequence ATGGCTCGCAAACGACAAACGCTCGGAATCATTCTGCAGGAACAGAACCTGGTCTCTCGCGAGGACGCGGATCGTGCGGCCGAGTTCGGGCTGAACAGCGGGAAGCGCATTGGCGAGGCGTTGGTGGAACTGCAGTTGGTTTCGGAAGAGGACGTCACGAGGGCACTGGCACTTCAGCACGGCATGGAGTATGTGGAAATTACGCGCTCGTCGGTCAGTCCCGAAGCGCTGAGCCTGATTCCCGAGAAAATTATCAAGGCGAACGACATACTCCCGATGAGCAGCGTCAACGGTCGATTGCGGGTGGCGATTCCCGATCCGCTCGATCTGGATACGATTGACATGCTCCGGTTTCGATTGGGTGTGACGGACATCGAACCGGTTCTGGCTCCGCGATCGCGGATTCGCAACTACATTGAGAAGAATTTGAAAGGTCCCGAGGCTTCGCTTGACGAACTTTCGCGAAGTCTTGACGCATCGGTCGACGCCTCGCTGGACCAGGATGCGAAGGATGCGAAGAAGGACACCGGCGACGAGACCGACGCGCCGATCATCAAGCTCATCAATATGATGATCGCGGAGGCGGTTCGAACGCGTGCGAGCGATATTCATGTGGAGCCGTTCAACGACCGGGTTCGCGTCCGGTACCGCATTGACGGTGTGTGCATCGAGCGCGAGAGCGTACCGAAGCGCCTTCAGAATGCGGTTCTGACCCGCATGAAGATCATCGCCGGCGTGGATATCGCTGAGAAGCGCGTGCCGCAGGACGGCCGCATCAAGATGCGGATCAGCGGAAAGGACATCGACTTTCGCGTGGCGGTTTGTCCGGGGGTGCACGGCGAATCAGTGGTTCTTCGTATTCTGCGGCCGGATTCGGCATCGGTCGGCATTCAGCAGCTTGGCTTCGAGCCGGAGGACTATGAGCGGTTCGTGAAGATCATTCAGCGTCCGAACGGCATCTTTCTGGTCACGGGACCGACGGGTAGCGGCAAGACGACGACGCTCTACGCCGCGCTTCAGGAGTTGAACCGTCCCGACAAGAAGATCATCACGGCTGAGGATCCCGTGGAGTACGTTTTTCCGGGGATGAATCAGTGCCAAGTGAAAGATGACATCGGGATGAGTTTTTCGGTGATCCTGCGGTCGATGCTGCGGCAGGCGCCGAACATCATTCTTGTTGGTGAAATTCGCGACCTTGAAGTGGGTGAAATCGCGATTCAGGCGGCGCTGACCGGACACCTTGTGTTCTCGACGCTTCACACGAACGACGCGCCCAGCGCGCTGACTCGTCTGATTGACATGGGGATCAAGCCCTTTCTCGTGGCGAGCAGCATCCAGGCGATCATGGCCCAGCGTCTGGTTCGGACGCTGTGCCGCGAATGCAAGGCGCCGGATGAGAATCCGGATCGACAGATGATGAAGGTCGTCGGCATGCAACGAGAGTTGCTGGAAGGCAAGACGATTTACAAGGCCGTGGGTTGTCCGCGATGCAACAACACGGGCTATCGCGGCCGGCAGGGTATCTTCGAGCTTCTTCAGATGAACACGGAGCTTCGTGAACTGGCGTTCAATCGTGCGGGTCTGGCTGATTTGCGCCGCGCGGCGCGTGCGACGGGCATGAATTCTCTGTTGCAGGACGGCCAGAAGAAGATTCTTCGCGGCATGACGACCTTGGAAGAGTTGTCACGCCTGGCTCAGGCGGAAATCGCAGTTGATTAA
- a CDS encoding type IV pilus twitching motility protein PilT: protein MASLHIDRILETCIKRGASDIHLSVGRPPVLRLHGRLRQLETKVLEPEDTVGLMKSITPDRNQQELQEEGGTDFGFAFGDQGRFRVSVFRQKGNITMVLRLIPSRFLSFEEIGLPAICRALCRRPRGLFLVTGPTGSGKTTTLASMLNYINNELDRHIVTVEDPIEYYHSHKKSIINQREVGNDVPSFAEALRRVLRSDPDVILVGEMRDLETISNAILAAETGHLVFSTLHTTGCQGTVNRIIDAFPHEQQDQIRVQLSTSLIAILSQALMPRKPSGMVAAYEFLVVTPAISNLIRENKTFRIDSAIQTGKKYGMQLLDDHLWSLYERNLIDAAEMLDKARQPGEIQEKLERAGKLHEAGDALIEGLTSTVDKEEVVEEKAGGAK from the coding sequence ATGGCATCCCTTCATATTGATCGAATTCTTGAGACCTGCATCAAACGCGGCGCATCGGATATTCACCTGTCCGTGGGTCGCCCGCCGGTGCTTCGCCTTCACGGCCGGCTTCGCCAGCTTGAGACGAAAGTTCTGGAGCCGGAAGACACGGTCGGCCTGATGAAATCGATCACGCCGGACCGCAACCAGCAGGAACTCCAGGAGGAAGGCGGCACGGACTTCGGATTCGCTTTCGGTGACCAGGGTCGATTCCGCGTTTCGGTGTTTCGTCAGAAGGGCAATATCACAATGGTGTTGCGTCTGATTCCGAGCCGGTTTCTATCGTTCGAGGAGATTGGTCTTCCGGCGATCTGCCGCGCGTTGTGTCGGCGTCCTCGCGGATTGTTCCTCGTGACGGGGCCGACCGGCTCTGGCAAGACGACGACGCTGGCGTCGATGCTGAACTACATCAACAATGAACTCGATCGGCACATTGTGACGGTTGAGGACCCGATCGAATACTACCATTCGCACAAGAAGAGCATCATCAATCAGCGCGAGGTCGGCAATGACGTGCCGAGCTTCGCGGAGGCGCTTCGGCGCGTGCTGCGCTCCGACCCGGACGTGATCCTCGTCGGTGAAATGCGGGACCTTGAGACGATTTCGAACGCGATCCTCGCGGCGGAAACGGGCCACCTCGTGTTCTCGACGCTGCACACCACGGGCTGCCAGGGTACTGTCAACCGAATCATCGATGCGTTCCCACATGAGCAACAGGACCAGATCCGCGTGCAGCTTTCGACATCGCTTATTGCCATTCTTTCGCAGGCGCTGATGCCGCGCAAGCCGTCAGGCATGGTCGCTGCGTATGAGTTTCTTGTCGTGACGCCCGCGATTTCCAACCTGATTCGCGAGAACAAGACGTTTCGCATCGACTCGGCGATTCAGACCGGAAAGAAGTACGGCATGCAGCTACTCGACGATCACCTGTGGTCTCTCTACGAACGGAACCTGATCGACGCGGCTGAGATGCTCGATAAAGCCCGGCAGCCCGGCGAAATACAGGAGAAGTTGGAGCGTGCCGGCAAACTGCATGAGGCTGGTGACGCGTTGATCGAAGGTCTCACCTCCACGGTGGATAAGGAAGAAGTTGTCGAAGAGAAGGCAGGTGGCGCGAAGTAA